One Acanthochromis polyacanthus isolate Apoly-LR-REF ecotype Palm Island chromosome 6, KAUST_Apoly_ChrSc, whole genome shotgun sequence DNA segment encodes these proteins:
- the tsr2 gene encoding pre-rRNA-processing protein TSR2 homolog isoform X2, with protein MIAVDNGFGGVYGQQKADWMVDVVQQYFHDNADLQPSEVEDYLSDLMDQEFDTVVEDGSLPQVSVRLLQLFSQWQQGALQQLKHTINTLTQNQNHRAKVTAPPTQEESSDDEAQVMEVDSSGPLVSRSQPRLPQDEEEEDGWTLVRKKK; from the exons atg ATCGCCGTGGACAACGGTTTTGGAGGCGTGTACGGCCAGCAGAAAGCTGATTGGATGGTGGACGTGGTTCAGCAGTATTTCCATGACAACG CCGACCTGCAGCCCTCTGAGGTGGAAGATTACCTGTCTGACCTGATGGACCAGGAGTTTGATACGGTGGTGGAGGACGGGAGTTTACCTCAG gtatCTGTCcgtctgctgcagctgttctCTCAGTGGCAGCAGGGAGCGCTGCAGCAGCTCAAACACACCATCAATACTCTgacacagaaccagaaccacagagcAAAAGTCACAGCTCCGCCCACCCAGGAAGAGAGCAGCGACGACGAAGCACAG gtgatggaggtggactCATCAGGTCCTTTGGTCAGCAGGTCTCAGCCTCGTCTTCCTcaggatgaagaagaagaggacgGCTGGACACTGGTGAGGAAGAAGAAGTGA
- the tsr2 gene encoding pre-rRNA-processing protein TSR2 homolog isoform X1: MAASAASRELFTEGVRAVLHTWPVLQIAVDNGFGGVYGQQKADWMVDVVQQYFHDNADLQPSEVEDYLSDLMDQEFDTVVEDGSLPQVSVRLLQLFSQWQQGALQQLKHTINTLTQNQNHRAKVTAPPTQEESSDDEAQVMEVDSSGPLVSRSQPRLPQDEEEEDGWTLVRKKK, encoded by the exons ATGGCGGCCTCCGCGGCTTCACGTGAGCTGTTCACAGAGGGAGTCCGCGCGGTTCTTCACACCTGGCCGGTTCTCCAG ATCGCCGTGGACAACGGTTTTGGAGGCGTGTACGGCCAGCAGAAAGCTGATTGGATGGTGGACGTGGTTCAGCAGTATTTCCATGACAACG CCGACCTGCAGCCCTCTGAGGTGGAAGATTACCTGTCTGACCTGATGGACCAGGAGTTTGATACGGTGGTGGAGGACGGGAGTTTACCTCAG gtatCTGTCcgtctgctgcagctgttctCTCAGTGGCAGCAGGGAGCGCTGCAGCAGCTCAAACACACCATCAATACTCTgacacagaaccagaaccacagagcAAAAGTCACAGCTCCGCCCACCCAGGAAGAGAGCAGCGACGACGAAGCACAG gtgatggaggtggactCATCAGGTCCTTTGGTCAGCAGGTCTCAGCCTCGTCTTCCTcaggatgaagaagaagaggacgGCTGGACACTGGTGAGGAAGAAGAAGTGA